Proteins encoded in a region of the Procambarus clarkii isolate CNS0578487 chromosome 28, FALCON_Pclarkii_2.0, whole genome shotgun sequence genome:
- the LOC138369341 gene encoding cuticle protein 16.5-like, with translation MLASCMNIHAAPCMNNHAAPCMNIHAAPCMNNHVSPCMNNHAAPCMNNHAAPCMNNHAAPCMNNHAAPCMNNHAAPCMNNHAAPCMNNHAAPCMNIHAAPCMNNHAAPCMNNHAVPCMKNHAAPCMNIHAAPCMNIHAAPCMNNHAAPCMNNHAAPCMNNHAAPCMNNHADSLHEQPCCSL, from the coding sequence ATGCTGGCTTCCTGCATGAACATCCACGCTGCTCCCTGCATGAACAACCATGCTGCTCCCTGCATGAACATCCACGCTGCTCCCTGCATGAACAACCACGTTTCTCCCTGCATGAACAACCACGCTGCTCCCTGCATGAACAACCACGCTGCTCCCTGCATGAACAACCACGCTGCTCCCTGCATGAACAACCATGCTGCTCCCTGCATGAACAACCACGCTGCTCCCTGCATGAACAACCATGCTGCTCCCTGCATGAACAACCATGCTGCTCCCTGCATGAACATCCACGCTGCTCCCTGCATGAACAACCACGCTGCTCCCTGCATGAACAACCACGCTGTTCCCTGCATGAAGAACCACGCTGCTCCCTGCATGAACATCCACGCTGCTCCCTGCATGAACATCCACGCTGCTCCCTGCATGAACAACCACGCTGCTCCCTGCATGAACAACCATGCTGCTCCCTGCATGAACAACCATGCTGCTCCCTGCATGAACAACCATGCTGACTCCCTGCATGAACAACCATGCTGCTCCCTCTGA